AGTCAGTTTCTAAAATTATGACCAATCCTACACAGGAAGAATTTGAAGATTATATTCGAAAAGGGGAACTTGCCACCTGGCCTAAAATAACCTTTATCCGAGACCAGATGCATTTGAATAAAGTGCTAGAAGGTTGTATTAAAAAGTTGCAACGGAAGATGAGTTAATTTATGTCCAGATTAAATTTTAAACTAGAAGCAGAGGCAAATGGAAGTAAGGCGCGTGCTGGACGATTTACTACTTTACATGGAGAGGTTCTGACTCCTATATTTATGCCCGTCGGAACACAAGCGACTGTCAAATCACAAAATGTAGATACTCTTAAAAAAATGGGCTCCCGTGTTCTACTGGCTAATACCTATCATCTGCTCCTTCGACCCGGTGTCGAAGTGTTTCGTAAATTTGGTGGAATTCATAAGTTTATGAATTGGGATTTACCTGTGCTCACTGATTCCGGTGGATTTCAAATCTTTAGCCTGCCAAACTCACGTAATCTCACAGAGGAAGGTGCAGTATTTAGAAGTTATGTGGATGGGCGTAATATTCTTTTGTCCCCCGAATTAAGTATTGAAACGCAAAAGGCAATAAATTCTGATATTATGATGGTGCTTGATCAGTGCGTGCCGTCTACTGTAGAGTATGCGCTTGCAAAGTCTGCTATGGAACTTACATATCGATGGGCAAAACGAAGTTTAGCCGCAAGAGGAGATTCTTTACAATCTCTATTTGGAATTGTACAGGGTGCTTGTTTTAAGGATTTACGCAAACAGAGTGCGGATGCTTTGACTGATTTGCCATTTGATGGATTTGCAATTGGTGGACTTGCTGTTGGTGAGACCAAAGACGAAAGAAATGATTTCTGCGAATTATCCGCTTCTCTTCTGCCGAAACATTTGCCGCGATATTTAATGGGTGTAGGAACTCCCATTGATTTACTGGAAGCAGTTCATCGCGGGGTAGATATGTTTGACTGTATCCTACCGGTCGAGCAAGCGCAGAGAGGAGTTGCGTTTACTAGTATTGGCAAATTACAAATGCGCAGAGGTATATACAAGTTAGACGATACTGCTCTTGATCCGAATTGTCAATGCCCTTGTTGCTCTAGTTATTCTCGTTCTTACTTGCATCATTTAACGAAGTCGAATGAAATTCTAGGTTGGCAGCTTATGGCGATTCACAACTTAGGATTTTATCATCGGTTAATGGCTGATATGCGAAATGCTATTTTGAATGATACGTTTGCCTCTTTTTATAAAACCAAGAAAGAAGAATTAGTACAAAGGGATGGAGTTCATCCTTCTTTACTAAACCACCTTTCGCAAAGGGGGGCAAGGATTTTAAAAATTTCTCGTGCTGAAAAACGCAAACGTCTAGGGGATTATGAAATTATAGAAAGTGAAAACGGTTACTGGAGCGTGCGTCAAAAAAGTTCAGGTGAAGTTATGCATTCTGTCAGTAATCCTACAGAGGAAGCAAACGAACTTTATATCAAACAATCTAATCTTTCCGAAAGACTTACAAGTATTAGCCAGTCAAATGAGATTGAAACTAATATAGAAACGCTTGAGCCTTTGGTGATTTGGGATGTTGGACTTGGTGCGGCTACTAATGCTATGGCGGCGATTGTTTGTCATGATTCCGTTTCTAATCCAAAGCCAATGCAAATAATTAGTTTCGAATCGGACTTAGATCCTTTGAAATTAGCAATTAAAAATGCAGGTCGTTTCCCGCATTTATATCATAAAGCTCCTAGAAAATTATTAGAGCGAGGAATTTGGACTTCTGAAACGGGTTTAGTTTTTTGGAAATTGGTTTTTGGAGATTTTGTTTCCTCTTTCTATTCGGAAAAAATTCCAGATATAATATTTTATGACCCGTTTTCTTTTAAGACAGATTCGGCATTGTGGAAAGCAGATTTTTTTGAGAAATTATTTAATTATCTTAAAACTTCTGAAAAAATCGTTAGACTTTATACATATTCGGCATCAACTGCAGTTCGATCTGCATTGTTATACTCGGGTTTTTGGGTAGGTAAAGGATTAGGAATAGGACCAAAGATAGACACCACTATTGCCTATTCAAAAAAACCGGATACAGAATTTGAACAGAAAAATCTACTCTCAGCAGATTGGCTTTCCCGAAGGGTAAGGAGTTATGCTCGTTATCCGCAGGAATTGAGCGAGAACGGGAGATTGGAATGGGAACGGAAAATTTTAGACCATTTACAGTTTATGTGATAATAATCATAGGAAAGTGATTCTTTTTTGCTCAAAAAGAAATTACAATTTTACTTGACCTTGTGACAGATACTAAAAACCTAATAAGGGAGGAGAAATGAGATGAAAATTAAATATACATGGAAACATTTGGATAGATCTGAAGCTACCGAAACTTATGCAAACGATAAATTAGGAAGATTAACAAAATATGTTCATGAAATTAATAAAGCAGAAATGAGTTTTGAAAAAGTTCATGGAAGCATTACTGCCACTGTAAATATTCATGCTGATAAGACAGATTTTAACGCACATAATACTGATAAAGAAATTCATGCTTGCATTGATGGAATTGAAGACAAACTTGAAAAACAATTTAGTCATCACCACGATAAAAAATCTAAACATTAAAAAGTAATTTCGCGCCAATGCGATTAGGGGGATTTTTCCCCCTTGTATTTTCCATTCACTTTAAATATTCGAAAAATACATTCATTCCTTGCGGAACCATTCTGCTCATAAATTCTGCCGTTTTAGCAATCATTCCTGGAAAAACATGTAGATGATCTCGTTTGATTCCATAAATTAATTCGCTAATCACTTCTTGCGGTGTAGAAAGTAAAAAATCTGGAATTTCTTTTTTGTTTTTCAGGCCGAACTGAGGAGAGTTTATCATGGGAGTCTTTGTAAAAAACGGATATAGATTTGTAACTCTAATACGAGTTGACTTTAGCTCTTCGCATAACGCTTCTCCGAATGCTCTGAGTCCATGTTTTGTCGAGGAATAAGTAGAAAGACCGGGCGATGAAATATACGATGCGACTGAGGCTATATTAACTATATGCCCTGATTCTCGTGCAAGCATATCCGTTAGAAAAAGTTTTGTTAAACGGACTGGTGCAAGAAGATTAACAGCGTATTGCCTCTCCCACTCTTCTTCTGGAGTTGTTATAAAAGGACCAATGCTTGCAACTCCGGCATTGTTAATTAAAAAATCAACATTTAGATTTTCTGACTTAATTTTATTATATACAAAATTTATTCCTTCTTTGGTTGAAAGATCACTTGCAAAGGAGAGTATAATTTTGCTTTTTGGATTGCTGGTGCTGACAGTATTTAATATTTCTTCATTGATGTCAGTGAGAATAAAATTACTTCCTTCTTTGGTAAGTTGTTTTACCATTTCTTTTCCCAGTCCACCAGCGGCACCGGTAATTAGAACATTTCGATCTCGTAAAAAACTCATAAGAACTCCTTTTCTGTATCGATAACTTTATTCTATAAAAATTCTCAGTCAATACTCTGTCAAGCTGAGTTCTTGATTTACTACAACTTATTCAATTCAAAATATTATATTTGGACTCATCTTACATTATCACTGTTTCACAAAAATAATAATATTGTAAAGTGAGTTTGTAAAATTAATTTATCGTTAAAATACAAATAACATTAGAAAAATTTCATCCTTGTTAACAATTTGGTAAAAATGAGAGTTATAATAAATTTATTCAGAATATTCGTAATATTATTTTTAGTGTTTTGCAATTCGAAAGGATCTTTTGCGGAATCTTCTTCGATTGCTGAAGCAGGCGAAATTGATTTAAGAAATTGGGATTTTCAATCAAAAGGTTTTATACGATTGGATGGAAATTGGCGATTTTATTGGAACGAGTTCAAGGCACCAGAGGAGTTAATGCTTATTGTCTCCAGTAAAAATTTCCAATCAATAAAAGTGCCCGGATCTTGGAATGACCATTTAATAGGAGAGAAAAAAGTCGGTGGGAACGGATTTGCTACTTACGGTTTGGTTATTCAAGTATCGCCATCTTTAATAGGAAAAATTTTAACTTTAAAAATTCCTCATATGGGAACAGCGTATAAATTCTTTGTGGATAATGATCTATTAGCCAAAAATGGAGTCATCGGAAAAACAAAAGAAGAAATGAAACCGCAATACCTAAGTTTGACTCGAAGTTTTATTGTTAAGAGTGAATTTATTTATTTTACAGTTCATGTTTCAAATTTTCATCATCGAAAAGGTGGAATGCGTTTTGATTCAATTTTTTTAGGGACTGAATCTGATTTACAATCTTTACAATCTATGAATACAATTTATATTTTCTTTTTGATGGGAAGTTTAGTCATTATGATAATTTATCATTTAGGATTATTTTTCCTTCGAAGAGAAGACACTGCGGCATTGGTATTTGGTATGTTTTGTTTTTTCATTGCTGCACGATTATTTTTTGTTGGAGACGTGTGGATTACGACGATTTTCCCAAAAATAAATTGGAGTTGGATGTATCGATTTGAATATTTGTCTTTATATTTATCTGCGCCTACTTTTTCATTATTTACGTATTCTGTCTTTAATAAAGAATACCACAAAAAAGTTTTATACTTTTTACTGCCTGTGTATGGAATTTTATGTTTTGTAGTTTTATTTACTCAGCCAAGTATTTTTTCTTTGAGTTTAAACTTTTTTCAAATTTTGGCGGTTATAAATACGATATATATTGTTTATGTAATAATCCGTGCCGTCACAAACAAAAAGGAAGGGGCAATCGCAGCGCTGATAGGCTTTGTTTTTTTTGTATTAACGATTGCGAATGATTTACTGTATAACAATGAAATTTATGTAACAGGTTATGGCAATTTACTCCCATTTGGGGTATTTCTATTTATATTTTCTCAATCGTTTATTTTATCACAAATTTTTGCAAATGCATTTAAATCAGTAAAGATTCTTTCAAATAGTTTAAGTCTTACAAATGAGGCTTATAGTCGTTTTGTGCCAGTGGAATTTCTAAAGTATTTAAATAAAAAAAGTATTATAGATATTCAATTAGGAGACCAGATGCAAAGGGAAATGGCTGTTTTATTTTCTGATATTCGGTCTTTTACTGATTTAAGTGAACGGTTGACGCCAAAGGAAAATTTTAATTTCTTAAATTCCTATTTAAAACGGGTAAGTCCTGTTATCCAAAAGAATAATGGATTTATAGATAAATATATTGGTGATTCGATTATGGCTTTATTTCCTGGAAGAGTTGAGGATGCAATAAATGCTGGTATTGAAATGCAAAAGGAAATTCGAGTATACAATCAACATAGATTGAAGTCGGGATATGATCCAATAAAAGTCGGATGCGGAATTCATACTGGAAACTTGATGTTAGGAATTATTGGGGCAGATCAAAGAATGGAAGGGACAGTGATTGCTGATTCGGTTAACGTTGCTTCGCGCATAGAAGGGCTAACGAAAGTGTATGACGTTTCAATTTTAATTAGTGATATAATACTCAAAAAAATCGAAACATCAGCGATATATAATTATCGTTTTATTGATAAGGTCAAAGTAAAAGGCAAAACGGAACATACGATTATATATGAAATTTATGATGGTCAGCCTGATTTTATGATAGAAATGAAAAATCAGAGTAAAGTTTTCTTTGAGGCCGGAATAAACTATTACTACGAAAAAAAATTTAAAGAGGCTCGTATTGAGTTTGAGCGGGTAATCGAAATTAATCCAAATGATACGGCTTCACGGATTTATTTAAAACGTGTTACGTATTATATCGAAAATGGCATTGTTGAATTTTTGGAATGAATAAAAAATTCTTAGTATGTTTTTTATTAGTTATGTTATCCATTTACTCTTGTAGTGATAAAAAAACTTATTCTGAATCAAAGAAAATTGCAGTTACCCAGTATGTATTTTTATGCAATGGAGGAACTACCCAGTCCTGTAAAAATTCCTGCGACGCTAAATGTGGAATTGATTCTAGTTCAATTTCAAGTATAAAAATCGATTGTATCAATTTGTGCTTAACTGATTGCAATCGAAATTGTAATTCGATTCTTTTGTTTTTGCTAAATACAAAAGAGTAGAGGAATATTGATATTAATTTTATCCATTTACATAAAATATCGAATGTATAGGGGAATATAATGGGGAGGATGCCGCCGAAGGTCATTGAACTTATAGATTCATTACGATTTCGTAATGTTTTTTATTTCTTAATATTTCTTGTTTTTTCAACGCAAATATTTCCAGAAGAGGTTAGTAAGAATTATCCAGAATCTAAAGTACAAACTTATTCTTTCCCGATTTTAGATGCTCCGTTTAATACAAATAGAGGCTCAATTCGGACGGAAAATAATTCTCCTGTTCCGAGCATGGAACAATCACTGAATGTTACTAAAAATTCGATTCAACTTTCTCATAGAGCTATTTTTTATGGATTTGATAAAATTGAGTTTATGAATGAAAATCCAGTATGGAAGAGAATTGGATTAATTTTTTTTGATTTACTTTTTTATACAACTCCTCTCCCTTTTAATATTTCTTGGTTACACGAAGAATGGCACCGAGCCGTATTGGGG
This sequence is a window from Leptospiraceae bacterium. Protein-coding genes within it:
- a CDS encoding SDR family NAD(P)-dependent oxidoreductase, with the protein product MSFLRDRNVLITGAAGGLGKEMVKQLTKEGSNFILTDINEEILNTVSTSNPKSKIILSFASDLSTKEGINFVYNKIKSENLNVDFLINNAGVASIGPFITTPEEEWERQYAVNLLAPVRLTKLFLTDMLARESGHIVNIASVASYISSPGLSTYSSTKHGLRAFGEALCEELKSTRIRVTNLYPFFTKTPMINSPQFGLKNKKEIPDFLLSTPQEVISELIYGIKRDHLHVFPGMIAKTAEFMSRMVPQGMNVFFEYLK
- the tgt gene encoding tRNA guanosine(34) transglycosylase Tgt, producing the protein MSRLNFKLEAEANGSKARAGRFTTLHGEVLTPIFMPVGTQATVKSQNVDTLKKMGSRVLLANTYHLLLRPGVEVFRKFGGIHKFMNWDLPVLTDSGGFQIFSLPNSRNLTEEGAVFRSYVDGRNILLSPELSIETQKAINSDIMMVLDQCVPSTVEYALAKSAMELTYRWAKRSLAARGDSLQSLFGIVQGACFKDLRKQSADALTDLPFDGFAIGGLAVGETKDERNDFCELSASLLPKHLPRYLMGVGTPIDLLEAVHRGVDMFDCILPVEQAQRGVAFTSIGKLQMRRGIYKLDDTALDPNCQCPCCSSYSRSYLHHLTKSNEILGWQLMAIHNLGFYHRLMADMRNAILNDTFASFYKTKKEELVQRDGVHPSLLNHLSQRGARILKISRAEKRKRLGDYEIIESENGYWSVRQKSSGEVMHSVSNPTEEANELYIKQSNLSERLTSISQSNEIETNIETLEPLVIWDVGLGAATNAMAAIVCHDSVSNPKPMQIISFESDLDPLKLAIKNAGRFPHLYHKAPRKLLERGIWTSETGLVFWKLVFGDFVSSFYSEKIPDIIFYDPFSFKTDSALWKADFFEKLFNYLKTSEKIVRLYTYSASTAVRSALLYSGFWVGKGLGIGPKIDTTIAYSKKPDTEFEQKNLLSADWLSRRVRSYARYPQELSENGRLEWERKILDHLQFM
- a CDS encoding adenylate/guanylate cyclase domain-containing protein: MRVIINLFRIFVILFLVFCNSKGSFAESSSIAEAGEIDLRNWDFQSKGFIRLDGNWRFYWNEFKAPEELMLIVSSKNFQSIKVPGSWNDHLIGEKKVGGNGFATYGLVIQVSPSLIGKILTLKIPHMGTAYKFFVDNDLLAKNGVIGKTKEEMKPQYLSLTRSFIVKSEFIYFTVHVSNFHHRKGGMRFDSIFLGTESDLQSLQSMNTIYIFFLMGSLVIMIIYHLGLFFLRREDTAALVFGMFCFFIAARLFFVGDVWITTIFPKINWSWMYRFEYLSLYLSAPTFSLFTYSVFNKEYHKKVLYFLLPVYGILCFVVLFTQPSIFSLSLNFFQILAVINTIYIVYVIIRAVTNKKEGAIAALIGFVFFVLTIANDLLYNNEIYVTGYGNLLPFGVFLFIFSQSFILSQIFANAFKSVKILSNSLSLTNEAYSRFVPVEFLKYLNKKSIIDIQLGDQMQREMAVLFSDIRSFTDLSERLTPKENFNFLNSYLKRVSPVIQKNNGFIDKYIGDSIMALFPGRVEDAINAGIEMQKEIRVYNQHRLKSGYDPIKVGCGIHTGNLMLGIIGADQRMEGTVIADSVNVASRIEGLTKVYDVSILISDIILKKIETSAIYNYRFIDKVKVKGKTEHTIIYEIYDGQPDFMIEMKNQSKVFFEAGINYYYEKKFKEARIEFERVIEINPNDTASRIYLKRVTYYIENGIVEFLE
- the raiA gene encoding ribosome-associated translation inhibitor RaiA, with the protein product MKIKYTWKHLDRSEATETYANDKLGRLTKYVHEINKAEMSFEKVHGSITATVNIHADKTDFNAHNTDKEIHACIDGIEDKLEKQFSHHHDKKSKH